The Brachypodium distachyon strain Bd21 chromosome 4, Brachypodium_distachyon_v3.0, whole genome shotgun sequence nucleotide sequence CCCGGAGTACCACCGGGCCCACCCCTCCAAGCCCTCCCGGATCCGCCGCCCCGGCaagcccccgcgccgccgctcgccggccgtggccgcggccgtcgcggcgctcctcctcctcgccggcgtcttcctcctctcgcgCCGCCTCTCCCGTGACCCCGCAGGTTCGTGGTTTCTCACTCCCCCCGGGTTCGGTGGATTTCTTGGCGATGGTTTGACGCGGTCTACGAAGGTGTGCTTGTTGGTTGGAGagttaggggggggggggggggggggggatggcATATTTTGACTCGCTTGGGTTCGTCCATGGCGTGGCTGGATGCGGATGGAGAGCTCGCGATCCAGTTCCGTGTTTGGTAGATACCATCTTGGGGTGCTTCATTTGTTAGTTTGTTCCTCCGGTTGGCATAATGCCATCCCATGTGTGTGTACCTTTTGCAGATACCAGCGAAGATTcgggcggcggggaggggTTGCCGGAGTGGAACCGGAGCAAGAACTGGAAAGAGCTCAAGTTTGGGcatggcggaggtggacgcgGTGCCCGGGATTCCAGGTACTGGGACCAGGACGATCGGAGGCGCGATGAGGACTACTCGGAGGATGAGAAAGAGAAGATCTCGGGTGCAGGTGGAAACACCGGCGATGCTGGTGGCAGCAGCAAGAAAGGCAAAGACACAAATTCTGATACCGGTATTGAGAAAGGGTTGACCTTGGAGAGTACCAGGGGTGCTGCTGAGAAGGAGGTCCCCGAGGTGGCTGAAGGTGGGAAAGGAGGCACCTTGTACAATGAGGGTGGCAGGAAAGAGCTGGAGCAGTATGAGGCGGCTGCCATTGGAGCCGCGGGCACGAGGATGAGGGAGGTTGATCCAGATGATGAGTATGATGATGGCATTGATGTGCAGGATGATATCGAAgatgctcagtttcgttcatcTGACGGCGGAAGGAAGCTTGGTGATGGTACTCATGAGAGCATCGAGGACGAAAATGTTGCCTTGGATAGACACATGGAGGCAGGCGGGGGGATTAATCTTGGCAGTGATGCTGCTAATGTGGATCCAAAGAAAGTTTCGGGGACTGTTAATAAGAAACGTGGGTCCAAGAAGAAATCAAAGCGTAAAAAGTCTGGTGAGTTGTTCTCCCTTTTCAGATTTAAAAGCTAGAGCCGGGCAGTTTAAGTGATGGAAATTGATTTCTTGCTAAGCTTGGTGGGCAATTTAATCCCACTTAGGATAACATAAGATTTGGGGATTTTTCATGTTTACTTTCTACTGTAGTGAGATcattattttatttagaaatgtcaaaaatgaaatatgattGAATGAATCATTGAATCTAACAAAAGGGTGCTGGCAACATGAATAACATGTGTGTTGTACGTAGTGACAACTTTCATCTCACAGCATGAACAACACATTAACATCCATACGTTTGTACCTAGTACCTACTTACATTCTGCAACCTGCATAACATGACCAGAATATTGGATATTTTGGGCATTTTAGACCGCTAACTGATATGCTGGTGGCACAACATCCTCATGATTTGGTGTTGGATATGGAAATCAAACGTAGCACAAGCTCCGTTTAATTATTTAAATGCTATAATCTTGGTATGGTGCCCGTGTTGGATGACTAGGTTCTTTTGCCAGGTGAATTAACGAAGAATGTTAGCACACGACGATACCATGGTATATTTTCTGCACTAATTCATGCAAGTACAAGTCAATATTTGTGAGCTTGGTCATTAGGTTTATAAATCGTTCAGTAGGATTGCTATATTTGCTCTGTGACATAAATACTGCTGTTACCAAATATGATACTACTGTTTTTTGCCGTCATGTACATGTCTAGTAAAAGCTGGTTGCATGTATTTTTTATCTACTCATTTAAAAGGCTATTATTCTAGCATCTATTATTCTTGATGGTGTTCTAATTAGTGGAAAAATCTTAACCAGGTTTAACTTGTGAAATGAAGTTCCTCAACTCCACTGCTCAACTTGTAGAGCCTGTGAAAAATGAGAAATTCGCTAGCTTTAGTTTGAAGTATGTAGAAGTTGAAGAAAAACCAGTTGGATCAGATTTTTGGGAGCCAAGATTTGCCGGCCACCAGAGTCTGCAGGAAAGAGAGGATTCCTATGTAGCTCAAGACCAACAATTGACATGTGCTTTCGTTAAGGGACCTAATGGTACAAGCACCGGTTTTGATATATCGGAGGATGACAGGAAGTACATGAGCAAATGCCGAATTGCTGTATCTTCCTGCATCTTTGGAAATTCTGATCGTCTAAGGACTCCGTTTGGCAAAACAGTATGATATTTCTTTCACATAACTCTTTTACTATGCTTTGTCTGTCCTGTATAAGTTGCACTAAGTGGCTTATATCAATCTAAGCTATTTCTGTAGGTTCCTTCATATGTTCTTGTACATCACAAAAGCATTGTTCTTGGTATGGTTTGCCACAGAAAGTTTAGAATCTTGTTAGCCTCGCATTTATTTTACATATGGTTCTATCGTCTATGTACGTGTCAAGTTAAAGCAGTATCCCTATGAAAGGCTGTTACATCTCCATCAATATTACGATGACGATATCTTCATCAGTATCCTTATATTTGGATCTGATACAAGATCGAAAGCTTGCTCTTcaca carries:
- the LOC100845938 gene encoding uncharacterized protein LOC100845938 isoform X1; amino-acid sequence: MAQYRQSGGFFDSRGGGAAHHPLPEYHRAHPSKPSRIRRPGKPPRRRSPAVAAAVAALLLLAGVFLLSRRLSRDPADTSEDSGGGEGLPEWNRSKNWKELKFGHGGGGRGARDSRYWDQDDRRRDEDYSEDEKEKISGAGGNTGDAGGSSKKGKDTNSDTGIEKGLTLESTRGAAEKEVPEVAEGGKGGTLYNEGGRKELEQYEAAAIGAAGTRMREVDPDDEYDDGIDVQDDIEDAQFRSSDGGRKLGDGTHESIEDENVALDRHMEAGGGINLGSDAANVDPKKVSGTVNKKRGSKKKSKRKKSGELTKNVSTRRYHGLTCEMKFLNSTAQLVEPVKNEKFASFSLKYVEVEEKPVGSDFWEPRFAGHQSLQEREDSYVAQDQQLTCAFVKGPNGTSTGFDISEDDRKYMSKCRIAVSSCIFGNSDRLRTPFGKTITSLSKKTVCFAMFLDDVTLHTLLSEGLKMDNMGFIGIWKIIVIKNMPYNDMRRVGKIPKLLAHRLFPSSRFSIWLDSKLRLQTDPILILEYFLWRHGYEYAISNHYDRHCVWEEVVQNKKLNKFNHTIIDQQFEFYQADGLTKFNPLDPNKLLPSYVPEGSFIVREHTPMSNLFSCLWFNEVDRFTPRDQLSFAYTYLKLRRMNPKKTFRLNMFKDCERRSIAKLFHHRSEERRSSQQLTR
- the LOC100845938 gene encoding uncharacterized protein LOC100845938 isoform X2; the protein is MAQYRQSGGFFDSRGGGAAHHPLPEYHRAHPSKPSRIRRPGKPPRRRSPAVAAAVAALLLLAGVFLLSRRLSRDPADTSEDSGGGEGLPEWNRSKNWKELKFGHGGGGRGARDSRYWDQDDRRRDEDYSEDEKEKISGAGGNTGDAGGSSKKGKDTNSDTGIEKGLTLESTRGAAEKEVPEVAEGGKGGTLYNEGGRKELEQYEAAAIGAAGTRMREVDPDDEYDDGIDVQDDIEDAQFRSSDGGRKLGDGTHESIEDENVALDRHMEAGGGINLGSDAANVDPKKVSGTVNKKRGSKKKSKRKKSGLTCEMKFLNSTAQLVEPVKNEKFASFSLKYVEVEEKPVGSDFWEPRFAGHQSLQEREDSYVAQDQQLTCAFVKGPNGTSTGFDISEDDRKYMSKCRIAVSSCIFGNSDRLRTPFGKTITSLSKKTVCFAMFLDDVTLHTLLSEGLKMDNMGFIGIWKIIVIKNMPYNDMRRVGKIPKLLAHRLFPSSRFSIWLDSKLRLQTDPILILEYFLWRHGYEYAISNHYDRHCVWEEVVQNKKLNKFNHTIIDQQFEFYQADGLTKFNPLDPNKLLPSYVPEGSFIVREHTPMSNLFSCLWFNEVDRFTPRDQLSFAYTYLKLRRMNPKKTFRLNMFKDCERRSIAKLFHHRSEERRSSQQLTR